One region of Eupeodes corollae chromosome 1, idEupCoro1.1, whole genome shotgun sequence genomic DNA includes:
- the LOC129938765 gene encoding uncharacterized protein LOC129938765 isoform X2, whose amino-acid sequence MPRVRVRDAEEDDKENIEQFHERLHAALTPSKLKRQPNVGAVDNTLMNDSDEALDMTNTSFETLEKMCEKTASDPDSTLFKYLGHGSSPASRQPIRAGNRVRPPTFDEEADALQRLLDELNVEETEKRMQNLPTLADDTQLDDIEAPSIFWENTMTPDALKSISPCKMVGLMRQSTIMEEFSDVSESDEVSSMSYESARKTCYSSETTGCYETANDTAAGSERAVTKNVSANSSGRSSSSELFQQRHSRQKFFSNDTTKKTESEEQIEENPEKSIHLIDFGFSKEEDDPLAKSLHLIDLDTTVKSPQEDEENWNEQETELALNLNCPSSESTEQGGDEEEIEKEREEIEKEKEKEKDDEYDEEEDYSLEPLKSSLETSTQLIQSDNDESLVIELSDDDESAMSCEAKPSAEESTLNRSFTIKSEEQPLEDEKSLHFNDTMEEVEYMMSKGMQYMQAAKENLQQPEQKSSPMVTVKNHLTPVKKFERYRSPSPMLSSPHTPKTVIAKPKPVNKHVLDIKPFPKLDLFKKPQLNALKPQNKSAKKQQFSHVVSPIGAYIKKTPTTPLLSSVRNELVGTSAAASSSSKAFRKLDCDGRLTPGNGSPRIQPKTPTPVRSLPKKAYISSEYKHIVDERTQYTIPGGPKIQKYLVSAMIPAVVRHEGKVKIPENLRTSDMKSSAAPRRTDDSLADLSVASGDVSVYTIRDAQKF is encoded by the exons ATGCCCCGTGTTCGAGTACGAGATGCCGAAGAGGATGATAAGGAGAACATCGAACAATTCCACGAACGCCTTCATGCAGCATTAACCCCGAGTAAATTAAAACGCCAGCCAAACGTCGGCGCCGTGGATAACACCCTGATGAATGATTCTGATGAAGCGCTCGACATGACAAACACAAGCTTCGAAACGTTGGAGAAAATGTGCGAGAAAACTGCCTCGGATCCCGACAGCACACTGTTCAAATACCTCGGTCATGGGTCGTCGCCAGCTTCGCGGCAACCCATAAGAGCAGGAAATCGAGTGAGACCTCCTACATTCGACGAGGAAGCTGATGCTTTGCAACGTCTGCTTGACGAGTTAAATGTCGAGGAGACAGAaaaacgaatgcaaaacttgccgaCATTGGCCGATGACActcaattggatgatattgaagCTCCGTCCATTTTCTGGGAGAACACGATGACTCCAGATGCTCTAAAGTCAATATCACCTTGCAAGATGGTAGGTTTGATGCGACAATCGACGATTATGGAGGAGTTTTCTGATGTTTCTGAATCGGACGAGGTGAGTTCGATGAGCTATGAAAGCGCTCGGAAGACTTGTTATTCGAGTGAAACTACTGGCTGTTATGAGACAGCCAATGACACAGCTGCTGGTAGCGAGAGAGCAGTCACCAAAAACGTGTCGGCGAACTCCTCAGGACGATCATCATCATCGGAACTGTTCCAGCAGAGGCACAGCCGACAGAAGTTCTTCAGCAACGACACCACAAAGAAAACAGAATCAGAAGAACAAATCGAAGAGAACCCTGAAAAATCTATTCACCTTATTGATTTTGGATTTTCAAAGGAGGAAGATGACCCTTTAGCGAAATCGTTGCATTTGATAGACTTGGATACAACAGTTAAGAGTCCCCAAGAAGACGAAGAGAACTGGAATGAACAAGAAACAGAattggctttaaatttaaattgtccCTCATCAGAATCCACTGAACAAGGTGGGGATgaagaagaaatagaaaaagaaagagaagaaatagaaaaagaaaaagaaaaagaaaaagacgaTGAatatgatgaagaagaagattaCTCACTGGAACCATTGAAATCTTCTCTAGAAACATCAACACAGCTCATACAGTCCGATAATGATGAAAGCTTGGTTATTGAACTCTCCGACGATGATGAATCGGCAATGAGTTGCGAAGCGAAACCTTCCGCGGAGGAGAGCACCCTTAATCGAAGTTTTACCATCAAATCAGAAGAACAACCACTGGAAGATGAAAAATCACTTCATTTTAATGATACCATGGAAGAAGTGGAATACATGATGAGCAAAGGAATGCAATATATGCAAGCAGCTAAGGAGAACCTCCAACAACCAGAACAAAAATCATCGCCGATGGTTACTGTTAAGAATCATCTAACTCCCGTGAAGAAATTCGAGCGTTATCGTTCTCCATCTCCGATGCTTTCATCGCCTCACACTCCGAAAACAGTAATTGCCAAGCCAAAGCCTGTGAATAAGCATGTCTTGGATATTAAGCCCTTCCCCAAGTTGGATTTGTTCAAAAAACCCCAGCTAAATGCTCTGAAACCACAGAATAAGTCTGCGAAGAAGCAACAGTTCTCGCATGTGGTTAGTCCGATTGGGGCGTACAtcaaaaaaacaccaacaactCCATTGCTTTCGAGTGTGCGTAATGAACTAGTGGGAACTTCGGCTGCGGCTTCATCTAGTTCAAAAGCTTTTAGAAAATTAGATTGCGATGGTCGTCTTACACCAGGAAATGGATCTCCAAGGATCCAGCCAAAGACCCCAACTCCAGTTCGTAGCTTACCTAAGAAGGCATACATATCGTCCGAATACAAACAT ATTGTCGACGAACGAACTCAATATACAATTCCGGGCGGACCCAAGATCCAGAAATATTTAGTTTCGGCAATGATCCCTGCTGTTGTCCGACACGAGGGCAAAGTAAAAATTCCGGAAAATTTGAGAACAAGTGACATGAAATCATCAGCGGCGCCGCGAAGAACCGATGATAGTTTGGCTGATTTAAGTGTGGCTTCGGGTGATGTCTCTGTGTACACGATCAGAGATGCtcagaagttttga
- the LOC129938765 gene encoding uncharacterized protein LOC129938765 isoform X1 — protein sequence MSLDKFQATDAWRNKFKTHLFAERKTPIISKATNLAVATSQTPQRLSYQLSEELQEILEEKQIPHPDSKEMPRVRVRDAEEDDKENIEQFHERLHAALTPSKLKRQPNVGAVDNTLMNDSDEALDMTNTSFETLEKMCEKTASDPDSTLFKYLGHGSSPASRQPIRAGNRVRPPTFDEEADALQRLLDELNVEETEKRMQNLPTLADDTQLDDIEAPSIFWENTMTPDALKSISPCKMVGLMRQSTIMEEFSDVSESDEVSSMSYESARKTCYSSETTGCYETANDTAAGSERAVTKNVSANSSGRSSSSELFQQRHSRQKFFSNDTTKKTESEEQIEENPEKSIHLIDFGFSKEEDDPLAKSLHLIDLDTTVKSPQEDEENWNEQETELALNLNCPSSESTEQGGDEEEIEKEREEIEKEKEKEKDDEYDEEEDYSLEPLKSSLETSTQLIQSDNDESLVIELSDDDESAMSCEAKPSAEESTLNRSFTIKSEEQPLEDEKSLHFNDTMEEVEYMMSKGMQYMQAAKENLQQPEQKSSPMVTVKNHLTPVKKFERYRSPSPMLSSPHTPKTVIAKPKPVNKHVLDIKPFPKLDLFKKPQLNALKPQNKSAKKQQFSHVVSPIGAYIKKTPTTPLLSSVRNELVGTSAAASSSSKAFRKLDCDGRLTPGNGSPRIQPKTPTPVRSLPKKAYISSEYKHIVDERTQYTIPGGPKIQKYLVSAMIPAVVRHEGKVKIPENLRTSDMKSSAAPRRTDDSLADLSVASGDVSVYTIRDAQKF from the exons atgtccttGGACAAATTTCAAGCAACAGATGCTTggcgaaataaatttaaaacacatcTATTTGCAGAAcg AAAAACACCAATTATATCCAAAGCCACCAATTTAGCTGTCGCTACATCCCAAACTCCACAGAGATTGAGTTATCAGTTATCCGAAGAGCTACAAGAGATTCTGGAAGAAAAGCAGATCCCCCATCCCGACAGCAAAGAGATGCCCCGTGTTCGAGTACGAGATGCCGAAGAGGATGATAAGGAGAACATCGAACAATTCCACGAACGCCTTCATGCAGCATTAACCCCGAGTAAATTAAAACGCCAGCCAAACGTCGGCGCCGTGGATAACACCCTGATGAATGATTCTGATGAAGCGCTCGACATGACAAACACAAGCTTCGAAACGTTGGAGAAAATGTGCGAGAAAACTGCCTCGGATCCCGACAGCACACTGTTCAAATACCTCGGTCATGGGTCGTCGCCAGCTTCGCGGCAACCCATAAGAGCAGGAAATCGAGTGAGACCTCCTACATTCGACGAGGAAGCTGATGCTTTGCAACGTCTGCTTGACGAGTTAAATGTCGAGGAGACAGAaaaacgaatgcaaaacttgccgaCATTGGCCGATGACActcaattggatgatattgaagCTCCGTCCATTTTCTGGGAGAACACGATGACTCCAGATGCTCTAAAGTCAATATCACCTTGCAAGATGGTAGGTTTGATGCGACAATCGACGATTATGGAGGAGTTTTCTGATGTTTCTGAATCGGACGAGGTGAGTTCGATGAGCTATGAAAGCGCTCGGAAGACTTGTTATTCGAGTGAAACTACTGGCTGTTATGAGACAGCCAATGACACAGCTGCTGGTAGCGAGAGAGCAGTCACCAAAAACGTGTCGGCGAACTCCTCAGGACGATCATCATCATCGGAACTGTTCCAGCAGAGGCACAGCCGACAGAAGTTCTTCAGCAACGACACCACAAAGAAAACAGAATCAGAAGAACAAATCGAAGAGAACCCTGAAAAATCTATTCACCTTATTGATTTTGGATTTTCAAAGGAGGAAGATGACCCTTTAGCGAAATCGTTGCATTTGATAGACTTGGATACAACAGTTAAGAGTCCCCAAGAAGACGAAGAGAACTGGAATGAACAAGAAACAGAattggctttaaatttaaattgtccCTCATCAGAATCCACTGAACAAGGTGGGGATgaagaagaaatagaaaaagaaagagaagaaatagaaaaagaaaaagaaaaagaaaaagacgaTGAatatgatgaagaagaagattaCTCACTGGAACCATTGAAATCTTCTCTAGAAACATCAACACAGCTCATACAGTCCGATAATGATGAAAGCTTGGTTATTGAACTCTCCGACGATGATGAATCGGCAATGAGTTGCGAAGCGAAACCTTCCGCGGAGGAGAGCACCCTTAATCGAAGTTTTACCATCAAATCAGAAGAACAACCACTGGAAGATGAAAAATCACTTCATTTTAATGATACCATGGAAGAAGTGGAATACATGATGAGCAAAGGAATGCAATATATGCAAGCAGCTAAGGAGAACCTCCAACAACCAGAACAAAAATCATCGCCGATGGTTACTGTTAAGAATCATCTAACTCCCGTGAAGAAATTCGAGCGTTATCGTTCTCCATCTCCGATGCTTTCATCGCCTCACACTCCGAAAACAGTAATTGCCAAGCCAAAGCCTGTGAATAAGCATGTCTTGGATATTAAGCCCTTCCCCAAGTTGGATTTGTTCAAAAAACCCCAGCTAAATGCTCTGAAACCACAGAATAAGTCTGCGAAGAAGCAACAGTTCTCGCATGTGGTTAGTCCGATTGGGGCGTACAtcaaaaaaacaccaacaactCCATTGCTTTCGAGTGTGCGTAATGAACTAGTGGGAACTTCGGCTGCGGCTTCATCTAGTTCAAAAGCTTTTAGAAAATTAGATTGCGATGGTCGTCTTACACCAGGAAATGGATCTCCAAGGATCCAGCCAAAGACCCCAACTCCAGTTCGTAGCTTACCTAAGAAGGCATACATATCGTCCGAATACAAACAT ATTGTCGACGAACGAACTCAATATACAATTCCGGGCGGACCCAAGATCCAGAAATATTTAGTTTCGGCAATGATCCCTGCTGTTGTCCGACACGAGGGCAAAGTAAAAATTCCGGAAAATTTGAGAACAAGTGACATGAAATCATCAGCGGCGCCGCGAAGAACCGATGATAGTTTGGCTGATTTAAGTGTGGCTTCGGGTGATGTCTCTGTGTACACGATCAGAGATGCtcagaagttttga